The following are from one region of the Gryllotalpicola protaetiae genome:
- a CDS encoding ABC transporter substrate-binding protein: MNSSHTSRWRRFGATVAALAATAVVIAGCSSGGASTSAAGSALTIANVGGATWTCGFNPFNPAVNQESFGFAYEPLIYVNALKNSAQTPMLAKSAAWSADYKTLTFTIRDGVKWSDGKPFSAADVAFTFNLLKKHPGLDLNAIWSSGLQSVATSGSDQVVFTFSSAAQPYFYYIADQTPIVPEHVWSTGSAGSDPVKFNDPKPVGTGPYTVASCSPQNIKYTANGSYWQPGKPQVKTVDYPSYTDNSPANQDLASGKAQWGGQFIPSIDKYYVAKDKANNHYWFPPTTNVNLAFNLKHDVTGKVEVRQAIAYALNRDDISKVGENGYQPGANQSGIVTPTYDSWVDKDLASQYDYTQNLDKAKSLLASAGYSDSNPLKLSVITVSGYTDWDASLGEIKQQLAKVGVELTVQDLAGQTYDSRLYTGDFDLAYMAETGGPAPYYELRQLLYSGNSAPLGQNAATNYMRFEDPSVDALINSYASASDDEQHSIVSQLQKVMLTEVPVIPTTENVSWYQYNTKSFTGWPTKSDPYALPAPYNVPDNEQVLLGLKPGK, translated from the coding sequence ATGAACAGTTCTCATACCTCCAGGTGGCGCCGATTCGGCGCCACGGTCGCGGCGCTCGCCGCGACCGCTGTGGTGATCGCCGGTTGCAGCTCAGGCGGCGCATCCACGTCGGCTGCCGGCTCGGCCCTGACCATCGCGAACGTGGGCGGCGCGACCTGGACCTGCGGCTTCAACCCGTTCAACCCGGCCGTCAACCAGGAGTCGTTCGGGTTCGCCTACGAACCGCTCATCTACGTCAACGCGCTGAAGAACAGCGCGCAGACCCCGATGCTCGCCAAGAGCGCCGCGTGGTCAGCCGACTACAAGACGCTGACCTTCACGATCCGCGACGGCGTGAAATGGAGTGACGGCAAGCCGTTCAGCGCCGCTGACGTCGCATTCACCTTCAACCTGCTGAAGAAGCACCCGGGCCTCGACCTCAACGCGATCTGGTCGTCGGGCCTCCAGTCGGTCGCCACGTCGGGCAGCGATCAGGTCGTCTTCACCTTCAGCTCCGCCGCGCAGCCGTACTTCTACTACATCGCGGACCAGACCCCGATCGTCCCCGAGCACGTCTGGTCGACGGGCAGCGCCGGCAGCGACCCCGTGAAGTTCAACGACCCGAAACCCGTCGGCACGGGCCCCTACACGGTCGCGAGCTGCTCGCCGCAGAACATCAAGTACACGGCGAACGGCAGCTACTGGCAGCCGGGCAAGCCGCAGGTCAAGACGGTCGACTACCCGTCGTACACCGACAATTCCCCCGCCAACCAGGACCTCGCGAGCGGCAAGGCGCAGTGGGGCGGCCAGTTCATTCCGAGCATCGACAAGTACTACGTCGCGAAGGACAAGGCGAACAACCACTACTGGTTCCCGCCGACCACGAACGTCAACCTCGCCTTCAACCTCAAGCACGATGTGACGGGCAAGGTCGAGGTGCGCCAGGCGATCGCGTACGCACTGAACCGCGACGACATCTCGAAGGTGGGTGAGAACGGCTACCAGCCGGGGGCCAACCAATCGGGGATCGTCACGCCGACGTACGACTCGTGGGTCGACAAGGACCTCGCGTCGCAGTACGACTACACGCAGAACCTCGACAAGGCGAAGTCGCTGCTCGCGTCCGCCGGATACTCCGACAGCAACCCGCTCAAGCTCAGCGTCATCACGGTCAGCGGCTACACCGACTGGGACGCGTCTCTCGGCGAGATCAAGCAGCAGCTCGCGAAGGTGGGCGTCGAGCTCACCGTGCAGGACCTCGCCGGCCAGACCTACGACTCACGGCTCTACACGGGCGACTTCGACCTGGCCTACATGGCCGAGACCGGCGGACCCGCGCCGTACTACGAGCTGCGTCAGCTGCTCTACAGCGGCAACTCCGCCCCCCTCGGTCAGAACGCCGCGACGAACTACATGCGGTTCGAGGACCCGTCCGTGGACGCGCTCATCAACTCCTACGCGAGCGCCAGCGACGACGAGCAGCACTCGATCGTGAGTCAGCTGCAGAAGGTCATGCTCACGGAGGTGCCCGTCATCCCGACGACCGAGAACGTGAGCTGGTACCAGTACAACACCAAGTCATTCACCGGCTGGCCGACGAAGTCGGACCCGTACGCGCTTCCCGCGCCGTACAACGTGCCGGACAACGAGCAGGTGCTGCTCGGGCTGAAGCCCGGCAAGTAG
- a CDS encoding ROK family protein has translation MGSPSALRKLNDRVALYALLESGPLSRHELESAASVSRPAAAELLRRLEESGLARRAGHRPGGPGPQAQLWTINERAAFAAGVDVSDTGLDAVISDLGGTPLGEAKTTVEPGEDPVHAVKRLLTATARRAGIRRSEIRQVAVGISGSVDPESGTLSHAEHIAEWTGFDVAARLSETLGVPVTVENDVKLVLSDEARRGRAVGCDEVLLLWMGHGISIAAITGGRLQRGFHGSAGEMTFVRVGPDGPFAGRLLATEGVLELARSHGLWASDPVELLESARGAENRAEAIGGFLTAFAGRIVDVLAPPVALIDPELVILGGEIGVAGGADLAELVRNRLHELLALRPRVVAGTGHANAVRQGALDDALERLRQAVFDNARDIRAS, from the coding sequence GTGGGCAGCCCCAGTGCGCTACGCAAGCTGAATGACCGGGTCGCGCTGTACGCGCTGCTCGAGTCGGGCCCACTGTCGCGCCATGAGCTCGAATCGGCTGCCAGCGTCTCCCGCCCGGCCGCCGCTGAGCTGCTGCGCCGCCTCGAGGAATCCGGGCTAGCGCGCCGCGCCGGCCACCGCCCGGGCGGCCCAGGGCCGCAGGCGCAGCTCTGGACGATCAACGAGCGCGCCGCGTTCGCCGCCGGCGTCGACGTGAGCGACACCGGGCTGGACGCCGTGATCTCCGACTTGGGGGGCACTCCGCTCGGCGAGGCGAAGACCACCGTCGAGCCGGGCGAGGACCCTGTGCACGCGGTCAAGCGGCTGCTCACCGCGACGGCCAGGCGCGCAGGCATCCGCCGCTCGGAGATCCGGCAGGTCGCGGTCGGCATCAGCGGATCCGTCGATCCAGAGAGCGGCACGCTGAGCCACGCCGAGCACATCGCGGAGTGGACCGGGTTCGACGTCGCCGCCCGGCTGTCCGAGACGCTCGGCGTGCCGGTCACCGTCGAGAACGACGTCAAGCTGGTGCTCAGCGACGAGGCGCGCCGCGGCAGAGCGGTCGGCTGCGACGAGGTGCTGCTGCTCTGGATGGGGCACGGCATCTCGATCGCCGCGATCACGGGCGGCCGACTGCAGCGGGGCTTCCACGGCAGCGCCGGGGAGATGACGTTCGTCAGGGTCGGCCCCGACGGGCCGTTCGCCGGGCGGCTGCTCGCGACGGAGGGCGTGCTCGAGCTGGCGCGTTCGCACGGACTGTGGGCGAGCGATCCGGTGGAGCTGCTCGAGTCGGCTCGCGGCGCCGAGAACCGCGCCGAGGCCATCGGCGGATTCCTCACCGCGTTCGCCGGCCGCATCGTCGACGTCCTCGCGCCGCCGGTCGCGCTGATCGACCCCGAGCTCGTCATTCTCGGCGGTGAGATCGGCGTCGCAGGAGGCGCCGACCTCGCCGAGCTGGTGCGGAACCGCCTGCACGAGCTGCTCGCCCTGAGGCCGCGCGTCGTAGCCGGCACGGGCCATGCGAACGCGGTGCGGCAGGGTGCCCTGGACGACGCGCTCGAACGGCTGCGACAGGCGGTCTTCGACAACGCTCGTGACATCAGGGCATCGTAA
- a CDS encoding sugar phosphate isomerase/epimerase family protein, translating into MANRIALGVSSYSFQQRLASGDMDLFDVIEWVAHSRAEHLELAVLADDPASPIPNLASDPGYVDRVRAAAESAGVDLSNLAMHAEFWAPGGADVGAAVARVEAYVDLAERLGITRLRHDVVAHGALPGDDTPLFEAAIEPIVAGSKQVARYAATKGVATSVENHGFFVQSADRIRRIVHAVDEPNFLTTLDVGNFVCVDEDPAVVVPQNLPYAMVIHLKDFYVRDVDPGEGWFRSRGGRYLRGAIVGNGDLDLGSVARSITEAGYEGYASIEFEGAEDCLLGIERGLANAARLLAAA; encoded by the coding sequence GTGGCGAACCGGATCGCTCTCGGCGTGAGCTCATACAGCTTTCAGCAGCGACTCGCGAGCGGCGACATGGACCTGTTCGATGTGATCGAGTGGGTCGCGCACAGCCGCGCGGAACACCTTGAGCTGGCGGTGCTCGCCGATGATCCGGCATCGCCGATCCCCAACCTGGCGTCGGACCCTGGTTATGTCGACCGGGTGCGCGCCGCTGCGGAATCCGCCGGCGTCGACCTGTCGAACCTCGCGATGCACGCCGAATTCTGGGCGCCGGGCGGCGCCGACGTGGGGGCGGCGGTCGCGCGGGTCGAAGCATACGTCGACCTCGCCGAACGCCTCGGGATCACGCGCCTGCGGCACGACGTGGTGGCGCACGGCGCGCTGCCGGGCGACGACACCCCGCTGTTCGAGGCCGCCATCGAGCCGATCGTCGCCGGATCGAAGCAGGTCGCGCGGTATGCGGCGACCAAGGGCGTGGCCACCAGCGTCGAGAACCACGGATTCTTCGTGCAGTCGGCTGACCGCATCCGCCGCATCGTGCACGCCGTGGACGAGCCGAACTTCCTCACGACCCTCGACGTCGGCAACTTCGTCTGCGTCGACGAGGACCCCGCCGTCGTCGTGCCCCAGAACCTGCCGTACGCGATGGTCATCCACCTCAAGGACTTCTACGTCCGCGACGTCGACCCGGGCGAGGGCTGGTTCCGCAGCAGGGGCGGCCGCTATCTGCGCGGTGCGATCGTCGGCAACGGCGATCTCGACCTCGGGTCGGTGGCGCGGTCGATCACGGAGGCCGGCTACGAGGGCTATGCGTCGATCGAGTTCGAAGGCGCCGAGGACTGCCTGCTCGGCATCGAGCGCGGCCTCGCGAACGCCGCGCGTCTGCTCGCTGCGGCCTGA
- a CDS encoding Gfo/Idh/MocA family protein — MTRVNIGVIGTGAIAQAHLTAYSANPEAELVAVSDLNLDRAQSAADTYGVRRAYGDPNELLADPEVDAVSICTWNDSHARWAIAALEAGKHVLVEKPMSRSYAEAIQMERAVAASGRVLQVGFVRRHSPNAEVLKSFIDNGDLGDIYYARASVIRRVGNPGGWFADKAISGGGPLIDIGIHVIDLCWYLMGAPNAISVSANLYSRLGNRAHITTLPRWQVSDYDPEANGVEDMVNALVRFDNGASMLVEASYSLHAVRDSIGVSVFGEKGGAELEPQLEIATEKYGSVVNLVPQISSLTFEGDRAFANEIGNFIDAIQGKAESIAPVSHGAELTKILESIYASAESGQEIRL; from the coding sequence GTGACCCGCGTGAACATCGGCGTGATCGGCACGGGTGCGATCGCGCAAGCGCATCTCACCGCCTACTCGGCGAACCCTGAGGCCGAACTCGTCGCGGTCAGCGATCTGAATCTCGATCGCGCGCAATCCGCGGCCGACACCTACGGCGTGCGCCGGGCGTACGGCGACCCCAACGAGCTGCTCGCCGACCCCGAGGTCGACGCCGTGAGCATCTGCACCTGGAACGACAGCCACGCGCGCTGGGCCATCGCCGCCCTCGAGGCGGGGAAGCATGTGCTCGTCGAGAAGCCGATGAGTCGCAGCTACGCCGAAGCCATCCAGATGGAGCGCGCGGTGGCAGCGAGCGGCCGCGTGCTGCAGGTCGGCTTCGTGCGCAGGCACTCGCCGAATGCGGAGGTGCTGAAGTCGTTCATCGACAACGGCGATCTCGGCGATATCTACTACGCCCGCGCCAGCGTCATTCGCCGTGTCGGCAACCCGGGCGGCTGGTTCGCCGACAAGGCGATCTCCGGCGGCGGTCCCCTGATCGACATCGGCATCCACGTGATCGACCTGTGCTGGTATCTGATGGGCGCGCCCAATGCGATCTCGGTGAGCGCCAACCTTTACAGTCGCCTGGGGAACCGCGCTCACATCACGACACTGCCGCGCTGGCAGGTCTCGGACTACGACCCCGAGGCGAACGGCGTGGAGGACATGGTGAACGCGCTGGTCAGATTCGACAACGGTGCATCGATGCTCGTCGAGGCGAGCTACTCGCTGCACGCCGTGAGGGATTCGATCGGCGTCTCCGTGTTCGGCGAGAAGGGCGGTGCGGAGCTCGAGCCGCAGCTCGAGATCGCGACCGAGAAGTACGGCTCGGTCGTCAACCTCGTCCCGCAGATCTCATCGCTGACCTTCGAGGGCGACCGGGCGTTCGCCAATGAGATCGGGAACTTCATCGACGCCATCCAGGGGAAGGCCGAGAGCATCGCACCGGTGTCGCACGGGGCCGAGCTGACGAAGATCCTCGAGAGCATCTACGCCTCCGCCGAGTCGGGGCAGGAAATCCGGCTCTGA
- a CDS encoding MFS transporter produces MPSAREQLGASTAEMGFLALGIAVGSIVGFLVGSRAGVRFPAWIVMMTSLVGTSAGVLIVGVATGFAPDIRIAFFGVLLIGAGNGCCNVVMNVEAAAVETASGRPQMPWFHASYSVGGVLGALTGAAAASAGVGAGPQLTVAAVVLAVAAVIATGSLARDEPVVAPRPTDHRRDRPGSAWREPRTLAIGIVVLGMSFANGSANDWLALGMVDGHGARVGTAALATTVFTLAIVVARLFGVPVVGLLGREAAVRASAGLAVAGILIFILVPDVWAAFAGSVLWGLGVALGFPVAMSAAGDSAERAAARIAVVAAIGYAGSLVGPPVIGFLAERVGILHSLLIVLVMVAFSGLVASALRPASSQ; encoded by the coding sequence GTGCCGAGCGCGCGCGAACAGCTCGGTGCGTCGACGGCGGAGATGGGATTCCTCGCGCTCGGCATCGCCGTGGGCTCGATCGTCGGATTCCTGGTCGGCAGTCGCGCGGGGGTGCGCTTCCCCGCATGGATCGTGATGATGACCTCGCTCGTCGGCACGTCGGCCGGCGTCCTGATCGTGGGCGTCGCGACCGGGTTCGCCCCCGACATCCGGATCGCGTTCTTCGGCGTGCTGCTGATCGGAGCGGGCAACGGATGCTGCAACGTGGTCATGAACGTCGAGGCTGCCGCCGTGGAGACGGCGTCCGGCAGGCCGCAGATGCCGTGGTTCCACGCCTCGTACAGCGTGGGCGGCGTGCTCGGGGCGCTCACTGGCGCCGCGGCCGCGTCCGCCGGGGTCGGCGCTGGGCCGCAGCTGACGGTCGCCGCCGTCGTGCTCGCCGTGGCCGCGGTGATCGCGACGGGCTCGCTCGCGCGCGATGAACCGGTCGTCGCACCGCGGCCGACCGATCATCGGCGCGACCGACCGGGCTCGGCGTGGCGCGAGCCGCGCACCCTCGCGATCGGCATCGTCGTTCTCGGAATGTCCTTCGCGAACGGCTCGGCCAACGACTGGCTCGCGCTCGGCATGGTCGACGGCCATGGGGCCCGCGTGGGGACGGCGGCACTCGCGACGACCGTGTTCACGCTCGCGATCGTGGTCGCCCGCCTGTTCGGCGTTCCCGTGGTCGGGCTGCTCGGGCGCGAGGCGGCCGTGCGCGCGTCCGCGGGTCTGGCCGTCGCCGGCATCCTGATCTTCATCCTCGTGCCGGACGTCTGGGCCGCATTCGCCGGGTCGGTGCTGTGGGGGCTGGGGGTCGCACTCGGGTTCCCCGTGGCAATGTCGGCGGCCGGCGACAGCGCCGAGCGTGCGGCCGCGCGCATCGCGGTAGTCGCCGCGATCGGCTACGCGGGCTCCCTGGTCGGCCCTCCCGTCATCGGCTTCCTGGCCGAGCGGGTCGGGATCCTGCACTCCCTGCTGATCGTCCTGGTGATGGTCGCGTTCTCGGGGCTGGTCGCCTCGGCCCTGCGCCCGGCCTCTTCCCAGTAA
- a CDS encoding SIP domain-containing protein — protein sequence MGSRHRARLRDRVFIAGDLADLTAIQHVLALLPDDAYGQVYIEVLDERDVTPLDAPSRVTVTWLPRVLRSSAIRPLAFAAHGEALATAVAGWVGEWMPGAAGVEGGSSQASDQSVIMWVGCAGSAHITALYDVLQSRLAGLNALPDLSHHVS from the coding sequence ATGGGTTCCCGTCACCGCGCTCGCTTGCGTGACCGTGTGTTCATCGCCGGCGACCTCGCCGATCTGACGGCGATCCAGCATGTGCTCGCGCTGCTGCCCGACGATGCGTACGGTCAGGTGTACATCGAGGTGCTCGACGAGCGCGACGTCACCCCGCTCGATGCCCCGAGCCGCGTCACGGTGACGTGGTTGCCCCGTGTGCTGCGGTCGAGCGCGATCCGCCCGCTGGCGTTCGCGGCGCACGGCGAGGCGCTCGCAACAGCGGTCGCCGGGTGGGTGGGCGAATGGATGCCGGGGGCGGCGGGTGTTGAAGGGGGATCTTCCCAGGCATCCGATCAATCGGTCATCATGTGGGTGGGCTGCGCAGGCAGCGCGCACATCACTGCTCTCTACGACGTCCTGCAGTCCCGCCTTGCCGGGCTGAACGCTTTGCCTGACCTTTCGCATCACGTGAGTTGA
- a CDS encoding Dps family protein: protein MSTETPVSAQAAGATTPELAAGVAQFLAPVVIDLEALVVNGKQAHWNVRGADFIAIHELLDQLVDHAQEFADDSAERVVALGLPVDSRLETVAAKATLPALSDGFQDWKVTVTQVVAQIDAALVTVRAAVEGLDEVDLNSQDIVIGIERGLVKDRWLLQSHLAA, encoded by the coding sequence ATGTCCACCGAGACCCCCGTTTCCGCGCAGGCGGCCGGCGCCACCACGCCTGAGCTCGCCGCCGGTGTCGCGCAGTTCCTCGCCCCCGTCGTCATCGATCTGGAGGCGCTCGTCGTGAACGGCAAGCAGGCGCACTGGAATGTGCGGGGCGCCGATTTCATCGCGATCCATGAGTTGCTCGACCAGCTCGTCGATCATGCGCAGGAGTTCGCGGATGACTCGGCCGAGCGCGTTGTCGCTTTGGGCCTCCCGGTGGATTCCCGTTTGGAGACCGTCGCCGCGAAGGCGACGCTGCCCGCGTTGAGCGATGGCTTCCAGGACTGGAAGGTCACGGTGACGCAGGTCGTCGCCCAGATCGACGCCGCACTGGTGACCGTGCGTGCTGCGGTCGAGGGGCTCGACGAGGTCGACCTCAACAGCCAGGACATCGTGATCGGCATCGAGCGCGGTCTCGTCAAGGACCGTTGGCTGCTGCAGTCGCACCTCGCCGCCTGA
- a CDS encoding ATP-binding protein: MPSDAALVGAPPENGFAVGPTSPEPLRGRDALLSIFRRRLEAVRAGSSSVLVLEGGAGIGKTRALRAAAELAAHAGLQVGVGRAVPGAQTIPMGPLFAALFEGPSPLIGLGERARLRYLPEQRYWLLDELESLFERSALNRPLVLVLDDLQWADSGTLLALRTLPTRLASVPIVWVLAFRSTEISPELRSLIDSLVSDGASRVVLGPLDEPAMGQVIADLTGAGPDSALMQMAALTHGIPFLLIQLIRGLEEEALIRVEADRVRLLEDRLPARIGESMRERLARMPELTRKVARAASVLGRTLTVGQLSAMTGESAVSLLAPVDELLAADVLAESGDRLAFGHDLLREAVRGALPASALRALERQAVDVLLAAGSPAVEIAAQLAASAEPGDYVAVETLQSAASALARSDPDAAADLSRRALELAGPRHPARVALVTQTVLHLHAAGRVREGKAFADDVLRQALTAEQEAEVLLGIANMYGLSADLRAEAGVRALALPDLPDRLRTRHLAYLAHNRTTGGRPEEAAALMPELRAAVKRMGDVPARYALELVESGLHYLKSDFSDACRWIEACVRTSADLAEPSRTVLVQYWCAEVWSVLDRHDDALSLTSGALTAAQNDRQVWGSFLFEGGLGRHLFQVGRLEDAAAALEPAVEVAEHVSQSSVLDAAAAAALGQVALHTGDSARLAQCLAFTEHLRRDGTPAVKRHAAWLSALAAISQGDVGRAHLEALELGGSDRDWMESRLPLDVTDEVNLMRIGLACGDTELADRALTAAQDRARRNPGVATIVGIAAHCQGLRHGDREALDAAVAHLEGCPRPLALASALEDAGRLAMSQGWADLAVDSLSRALRLYADHGASSDAARARGLLRGLGVRRRLNTATRPASGWEGLTESEVAVVRLVARGLTNREVAERLYLSVHTVAAHLRNAFAKLSIKSRVELAHLEALESARQTKPPDPHDSGGLGS; the protein is encoded by the coding sequence ATGCCCTCCGACGCCGCGCTCGTGGGCGCACCGCCTGAGAACGGCTTCGCGGTCGGTCCGACCTCGCCGGAGCCGCTGCGGGGCCGTGACGCCCTGCTGTCGATCTTTCGCAGGCGCCTTGAGGCGGTACGCGCCGGGAGCAGCTCGGTCCTCGTGCTCGAGGGTGGCGCCGGAATCGGGAAGACCCGTGCCCTGAGGGCCGCGGCGGAGCTCGCAGCGCACGCCGGGCTGCAGGTCGGCGTCGGTCGTGCGGTGCCGGGTGCGCAGACGATTCCGATGGGCCCGCTGTTCGCCGCGCTCTTCGAAGGGCCCAGTCCGCTGATCGGCCTCGGCGAGCGGGCGCGACTGCGCTACCTGCCGGAGCAGCGCTATTGGCTCCTGGACGAGCTGGAGTCGCTGTTCGAGCGCAGCGCGTTGAACCGCCCGCTCGTCCTCGTGCTCGACGATCTGCAATGGGCAGACAGCGGAACGCTCCTGGCGCTCAGAACGCTGCCCACCCGACTGGCCAGCGTGCCGATCGTGTGGGTGCTGGCGTTTCGCTCGACGGAGATCTCGCCCGAGCTGCGATCGCTCATCGACAGCCTCGTGAGCGACGGCGCATCGCGGGTCGTCCTCGGACCTCTCGACGAGCCCGCTATGGGGCAAGTGATCGCCGACCTCACGGGGGCCGGACCGGACTCCGCGCTGATGCAGATGGCGGCACTCACGCACGGCATCCCGTTTCTGCTCATCCAGCTGATCCGCGGTCTCGAAGAGGAAGCACTCATCCGAGTCGAGGCAGACCGCGTGCGGCTCCTGGAGGACCGCCTGCCGGCCCGCATCGGTGAGAGCATGCGCGAGCGACTGGCCCGCATGCCCGAGCTGACGCGCAAGGTGGCGCGCGCCGCCTCGGTGCTCGGAAGGACGCTCACCGTCGGGCAACTCTCGGCAATGACGGGTGAGAGCGCAGTATCGCTGCTGGCCCCTGTGGACGAGCTGCTGGCAGCGGATGTCCTCGCGGAGTCCGGGGATCGACTCGCGTTCGGACACGACCTGCTCCGCGAGGCGGTTCGGGGCGCCCTGCCGGCGAGCGCGCTGCGGGCCCTCGAGCGCCAGGCCGTCGACGTGTTGCTGGCGGCCGGCTCACCCGCCGTGGAGATCGCGGCGCAGCTTGCGGCCAGCGCGGAGCCGGGCGACTATGTCGCAGTCGAGACCCTGCAAAGCGCGGCGAGTGCGCTCGCGAGGTCGGACCCGGACGCCGCGGCCGATCTCAGCCGGCGGGCGCTCGAGCTTGCCGGGCCGCGGCATCCTGCTCGGGTCGCGCTCGTCACGCAGACGGTGCTGCATCTTCACGCCGCTGGGCGCGTTCGCGAGGGCAAGGCGTTCGCCGACGACGTCCTGCGGCAGGCGCTGACGGCCGAGCAGGAAGCGGAGGTGCTCCTCGGCATCGCCAACATGTACGGGCTCTCGGCCGACCTTCGAGCGGAAGCCGGCGTTCGGGCGCTCGCCCTGCCCGACCTGCCGGACAGGCTGCGGACCCGGCATCTCGCATACCTCGCGCACAACCGCACCACCGGCGGGCGGCCGGAGGAAGCCGCCGCCCTGATGCCTGAGTTGCGCGCGGCGGTCAAGCGCATGGGCGATGTGCCGGCCCGATACGCGCTCGAGCTCGTGGAAAGCGGTCTGCACTACCTCAAGAGCGACTTCAGCGACGCCTGTCGCTGGATCGAGGCGTGCGTTCGAACCAGCGCCGACCTCGCCGAGCCCAGCCGGACCGTGCTCGTTCAGTACTGGTGCGCCGAGGTCTGGAGCGTGCTCGACCGACACGATGACGCGCTGTCGCTCACTTCGGGGGCTCTGACCGCGGCCCAGAACGACCGGCAGGTCTGGGGCTCGTTCCTGTTCGAGGGCGGACTCGGGCGCCATCTCTTTCAGGTCGGCCGTCTCGAGGATGCCGCGGCCGCGCTCGAACCGGCGGTCGAAGTCGCCGAGCACGTCTCCCAGTCCAGCGTTCTCGACGCCGCCGCGGCGGCGGCGCTCGGCCAGGTCGCCCTGCACACTGGCGACAGCGCACGTCTCGCGCAGTGCCTGGCCTTCACCGAGCACCTTCGGCGCGACGGAACGCCGGCGGTGAAGCGTCACGCCGCCTGGCTCTCGGCGCTCGCCGCGATCTCCCAGGGCGACGTCGGCCGGGCCCACCTCGAGGCCCTCGAACTCGGCGGATCGGACCGCGACTGGATGGAGTCCCGGCTGCCTCTCGACGTGACGGACGAGGTCAACCTGATGCGCATCGGCCTCGCCTGCGGCGACACAGAACTCGCCGACCGCGCGCTCACCGCCGCCCAGGACCGGGCGCGCCGGAACCCGGGAGTGGCGACGATCGTCGGGATTGCTGCGCACTGCCAGGGCCTGCGCCACGGCGACCGCGAGGCGCTCGATGCGGCCGTCGCCCACCTCGAGGGATGCCCGCGCCCGCTCGCGCTGGCGTCGGCACTGGAAGACGCGGGCCGGCTTGCGATGAGTCAGGGCTGGGCCGACCTGGCCGTGGACTCACTCAGCAGGGCGCTTCGGCTCTACGCCGACCACGGCGCCTCCAGCGATGCGGCGCGAGCGCGCGGGCTGCTGCGCGGGCTCGGCGTCCGCCGCCGCTTGAACACCGCCACGCGGCCTGCGTCGGGATGGGAAGGGCTCACGGAGTCCGAAGTCGCGGTCGTCCGCCTCGTGGCGCGAGGGTTGACGAACCGGGAGGTCGCAGAGCGCCTGTATCTCTCTGTGCACACCGTCGCGGCACACCTCCGCAACGCCTTCGCGAAGCTCTCCATCAAGTCCCGCGTCGAGCTCGCCCATCTCGAGGCTCTCGAGTCGGCCAGACAGACGAAACCCCCGGATCCGCATGATTCCGGGGGTCTTGGTAGCTGA